A window of Candidatus Neomarinimicrobiota bacterium genomic DNA:
CCATGAATCCCGTTGATCACCCTATGGGCGGTGGTGAAGGTAAATCATCAGGTGGACGCCATCCTACTACGCCGTGGGGTAAGCCGACAAAAGGTTACAAAACCCGGAAGAAGAATAAGGCATCTAACCGTTACATTGCGAAAAGGAGAAAATAATTCGTGGCCCGCTCCGTAAAAAAAGGTCCATTCATTGATGAGAAGTTGCTCAAGAAAATTTTACAGATGAAGAAAAGCGGTAAAAAGAAGGTCATCAAAACTTGGTCTAGACGTTCCGTCATCACTCCGGAGTTCGTTGGGTACACATTGGCAATTCACAATGGAAAACAGTTTATTCCGGTATTCATTTCCGAGAATATGGTTGGTCATAAATTAGGAGAATTCTCTCCGACACGGATATTTAGAAGGCACGCAGGTGACAGGAAATAGCAGAGATGGAAGCAGTAGCTAAATCGAAGTTTGTTCGCCAATCGGCAAGAAAAGTGAAAAAGACACTTGACCAGATTCGTGGCCGTGATGTGGAGACTGCACTGAACCTTCTTCACTTTGCCCCTCAGAAAGCATCAGTAGTGATTGAGAAGACGATACACTCAGCTGTGTCCAACTTTCTTCAGTCTGAAGAGACTGCCAGCACAGCCACAGAAGATTTGTTTGTGAAGAAAGCTTTTGTAGATGAAGGACCTACCGTGCGGAAGTTTCGTCCAGCCTCCATGGGCAGGGCATCACGAATCAGACGGCGCTCCAGTCACCTGACTGTTGTTGTGGCTGAGAAAGATTAAAGGAGAAGTTTTGGGACAGAAAACACACCCGACGGGATTTCGACTGGGCATTAACAAACCGTGGTCTTCCAACTGGTTTGGCGGGAAAAACTTTGCCAACTACATTTCTCAGGACATTATGCTCAGGCGCTACGTGAATCAGCGTCTTCCCAACGCCGGCATATCTAGTGTAGATATCGATCGGACTTCTAAGAAGATCACAGTGACGATCAATACTTCGCGGCCGGGGATTGTCATCGGCAAGGGTGGTAAGGATGTAGACAAGCTACGGGAAGAGATTAAACAGCTTTCCACAAAAGTCAATCCTGAAACAGGTAAACCGTACACCCTGGATACACAGGTGAATGTTTCGGAAATCAAAAGGCCTGAGATGGATGCAAAACTGGTAGGAGAGAATATTGCTCATCAACTTGTAAAGAAAATCAGCTACCGTCGTGCAGTAAAAAAAGCGATTCAGTCTACCATCCGGATGGGAGCGGACGGCATCAGGATTCGTGTGGCAGGCCGTCTTGGGGGCGCCGATATCGCTCGTCAGGAGACTTTCCGAGAAGGCCGAGTTCCGCTCCAGACATTGAGATCTGACATAGATTTTGCTATTACTGAAGCACGAACCACATACGGAATCATTGGGGTTAAGGTCTGGATTTGTAACGGATCAATAGGAACCTAATGACTCTGGAGCCAAAAAAAGTTAAGTGGCGCAGACAGCATCGTGGTCGCAGACGGGGGATAGCCACCAAAGGGAGTCATGTGGCATTCGGGAGTTTCGGCATGAAGGCTGTGGAACCCGGATGGGTAACTGCAAGACAGATCGAATCAGCCCGTGTAGCAATCATTCGGCAGATCAGAAAGCATGGTCGCATGTGGATCAGGGTTTTCCCCGATAAGCCCATTACCAAGAAACCGGCCGAAGTGAGGATGGGTAAAGGTAAGGGAGCCCCAGACCAGTGGGTGGCGGTGGTGAAGCCTGGAAGAATTCTTTTTGAGGTGGAAGGTGTCGACAAGGATTTAGCTGCCGAGGCGTTCCGTATTGCCGGACATAAGTTACCCGTTAGAACAATACTAGCTGAGCGAAGAGCATTGACCGGTTGATCCGAATAAAAAAGTATGAAGAGAGAAAAATTGAAAGAATTATCGGTTGATGAACTGAAATCTCGCTTGATAGATGTCCAGCAAGGGTTGGAAGAACTAAAGTTTCAGAAGGCGCTTCAGCAGTTGGAGAACCCGCTCCAACTTCGTTATTTGAGAAAAGAGATTGCTCAAATAAAAACAGTACTTAATGAATTTGAACTTGGTATCAGACAGGCGGAAGCATAACGATCATGGCTGAGAGAGGACAAAGACAGATTCTTGATGGGATGGTCGTGAGCGACCGTATGGAAAAAACTGTTCGTGTGGAAGTGAAGCGACGGGTTCTTCACCCTGTTTACAAAAAGTATATCACTAAAAAGAAAAAATATAGTGCTCACACGGGCCATCATGAATGCAACTCAGGTGATAAGGTGAAGATTATTTCCGTACGCCCCAAGAGTAAAACAAAGCGGTGGCGGGTGACGGAGATTGTTGAAAAGGGTAGAACCACTTAAAGTCCGTTTGAGAAAAATAAAGAAGATCCATGATTCAGTCAGAAACCAGATTAAAAGTTGCAGACAATACGGGCGCGAAGGAAGTACTCTGCATCAAAGTGCTAGGTGGGTCCAAGCGGAGGTACGCCTCCATTGGTGATATTGTTGTTGTTTCTGTTAAGCAGGCAATCTCAGGTGGTATGGTGAAGAAGGGTGAAATATCTCGTGCGGTGATTGTGAGAACACGAAAAGAGGTTGGTCGCAAAGATGGGTCCTATGTCCGGTTTGATGATAATGCAGCTGTTTTGCTCACAGACTCAGGTGAACCTACGGGGACAAGAATTTTCGGGCCTGTGGCCCGCGAACTCCGCGAAAAAGGTTTTATGAAGATCATTTCAATGGCACCGGAGGTGATATAGTGAGAATTCGCATGGGGGACACGGTTGAGGTGATTTCCGGTGATGACCGGGGGAAAAAGGGTAAAGTGCTCAGTGTGAACCCCAAGTCACAAAGGGTGATTATCGAAGGAATTAATTTTATGAAACGTCATTCAAAACCAACACAGAAGAATCAACAAGGGGGAATAATTGAAAGAGAAGCGGCTGTTCATACCTCCAATGTGATGTTGGTTGCTTCAGGAAGCCGAACCCGTGTTGGTCATCGTTTACTGGATACTGGAAAAAAGGTCAGAGTCGCTCGTAAGACAGGCGAAGACATTGATTCCTAGGAGAGAAGTTGGCTGAAGCAAAGAAAAAAGAATCTGCAAAAAAAACAAAATCAAAGCCGAAGGTCAAGTCCAAAGTGAAGCCATCGGCAAAGCCCAAGGGCGACGCGAAAAAAACGACTCAATTGAATGGTTATCTCCCCAACCTGACTACCCTTTTCAAGGATAATGTCTCTTCTGCGCTTCAGAAACAGCTTGGATTGAAAAATCCGTACCAGGTGCCTAGGATACTAAAAATTTCTTTGAATATCGGCATCGGCAATGCTCGTGAAGATAAGAACGCTCTGGGACACGCTATTAACGATCTCATAACTATCACCGGCCAAAAAGCTGTGGTAACTAAGGCCAAGAAAGCCATATCCAATTTCAAGCTTCGTGTGGGGGATCCTGTTGGAACGAGAGTAACACTCCGGCGCTGGCACATGTACGAATTTTTAGAGCGACTTATTAAAATCGCTCTACCTCGTGTAAGAGACTTTACTGGTCTTTCCGTGAAATCTTTTGATGGTCGTGGTAATTACAGTTTTGGTGTTCTGGAACAGATTGTGTTCCCGGAAATCGATTACGATAAGATTGATAAAATTCGGGGACTAGACATTACTATCACTACCAGCGCCAGGACAGATGAGGAGGCATACCTTCTTTTGAAATCCTTCGGTTTTCCATTCAGGCTGGACAATCGCTTTGAGCGAGCAGCCATGCCTTCTGAAGACGGGGCTGATTTAACAGAGGTTAATTAATGGCTAAAAAATCACTCATATTCAAGGCAAGTATTAAGCCGAAGTTTCAGGTCCGCAAGTATAACAGATGTGCAAAATGCGGTAGATCCCGCGCTTTCCTAAGAAAGTTTGGTCTCTGTCGTCTCTGCTTCCGGGAGCTTGCTTTAAAGGGAGAAATACCTGGCGTCACGAAAGCCAGCTGGTAACAAGGAGAGAAAACAAAAAGTGAGTATGACAGACCCAATCGCCGATTTGTTGACGAGAGTTCGCAACGGCTTGCATATGGGCAAGCGTTGGGTGGACATCCCCGCTTCAAATCTTAAGAAACGCATTCTTTACATCCTTAAGGAAGAACATTATATCAAAGACTTTATTATTGTGGATCACGCGGTTAAGAAAGAGTTGCGCGTTTTTTTGAAGTATGACAGAAACGGAGAATCTGTCATCCAGCATATCGCAAGAGAAAGCAGGCCTGGCCGGCGTGTTTATGTGGGAGCGGGAGAAATTCCAAGAATTCTCGATGGTCTCGGTGTTGCCATATTGACCACGTCGAAAGGTGTGATTTCAAACAAAGTTGCAAAAAAACTGAATATTGGGGGTGAACTGATCTGCAGTGTCTGGTAAGAACATGTCAAGAATAGGAAAACAACCCATCTCAGTTCCCGAAGGGGTTAAGGTGTCCCAAGATGGCAAGCTTGTATCTATTACAGGACCAAAAGGGAACCTTAGCTTTGATGTTCATCCGGATATGGTAGTGAAGCAAGAAAACAGTCATCTTCTGGTAGAACGTCCCAGTGACAATAGGTCTCACCGCTCGCTTCATGGTACTACCAGAGCTGTTATCGCCAATATGGTGCAAGGCGTTACTGAAGGGTTCACCAAGGAATTGGAGATTAATGGCGTTGGCTATACGGCAAATCTAGACGGAAAAAGGTTGAAGCTGACACTCGGTTTTTCTCACGATATTTATTTTGAATCACCAGAGGGGATTGAGATTAAAGCTGCAAAAAATTCCATAACTGTCTCCGGCATAAACAAAGAACTTGTAGGACAGGTTGCCGCCAAGATCAGATCATTCCGCCCACCTGAACCTTACAAAGGCAAGGGAATCCGTTATTCAGGAGAATATGTCAAGATCAAAAAGGGCAAGACAGTGGGTGAATAAGCCATGAAAGAACAGTTAAAAAAGGCAGAACGGAGAGAGCGGAGACGGCGCAGGAGTAAACGCCATGCCTTCGGCACGGAAGCAAGACCGCGGCTTGTGGTCTACCGTAGCTTATCACATATCTACGGCCAGCTGGTGGACGATGTTTCTGGTAAGACACTGGTGACAGCTTCATCGACCGAGAAGGCTCTTGCTCCCAAGTCTAAAAAGCCTGTGACTAAAACTGAGCTGAGCTCCATAGTGGGCAAGGAGCTAGCGATAAGAGCGAAAAAGAAAAATCTCTCTAAAGTTGTTTTTGATCGGAACGGGTTCCTCTATCACGGTCGTGTAAAGGCTGTTGCAGACGGTGCCCGCGAAGGAGGACTTAAGTTTTGAGTAGCATCAACCCTACTGAACTGGAACTGAAGGAAGAAACTGTTATCAAGATTAACAGGACGGCCAAAGTAGTGGCGGGGGGTCGTCGTTTTCGCTTTAGTTCTCTTGCAGCCATTGGTGACGGAAAAGGCCATGTGGGGCTAGGTTACGGAAAGGCAAACGAGGTAATATCAGCCATTTCAAAGTCGAAGGAAAACGCCAAGAAAAACATGTTCAGAGTTCCAATTATCAATGGGACAATCCCTCATAAAATTGAAGGAAAGTTTGGCGCAGCTAAAGTTATGCTTAAACCGGCGTCACCTGGAACGGGTATTATCGCTGGTGGCGCTGTGCGGGCACTTATTGAGCAAGTCGGAATTACTGATGTGCTCACCAAACGGTACGGTTCTTCAAACATAAATAATACTGTGAGAGCTGTGGAGGTTGCACTGAGGAACTTGCAAGATCCTGTTTCTATCGCTAACAGGCGTGGAATAACAATTGGTGAAATATTCAGTTAAAGATTAATAATGGTAAAAAAATTACCCAAATCTTTACAAATAACTCAGATTAAGAGCGCAATAGGTCACAATCTGAAAGCCAAAAAAACACTGCGAGCACTAGGTATTCGCAAGATGCATCAGACTGTCGTTCATGCAGATACGCCGGTGATTAGAGGTATGGTGAACAAGGTCAGTTTCCTTCTGAAAATAGATGAAGCGTAATGAAGCTTAGTGAACTGAAAGCACCTGAGAGCCTTTCTAAAGACCGGAAACGGCTTGGTCGCGGCCAAGCTTCTGGGACCGGGAAAACAGCCGGTCGGGGCCATAAAGGTTATCATTCACGTACCGGCAGCAAGCGAAGAACATGGTTTGAAGGGGGCCAGATGCCTCTTCAGAGAAGAGTGCCAAAGCGGGGCTTCACCAATGCCAGGTTTAAAAATGAGTACCAAAATATCAGCCTGTCGGCTATCTCCAAACTTGATGATGAGAAAGTTGATATTGCCACAATGCTTGAAAAAGGTGTTATCAAATCTGCTGCCAAACCTGTGAAGGTGCTTGCCAACGGTGATATCGAGAGAGCCGTGGAGGTTTATGCCAATGCGTTCAGCGTAACTGCAGCTGAAAAGATTGAAAAAGCAGGTGGGAAAGCCATTGTAGCATGATCGATAAATTCAGAAATATCTTAGCCATTCCAGAACTTAGACAGCGCATTTTTTTCACCCTTGCGCTGCTGGTTGTGGTGCGGGTCGGTGCACATATTCCTGTGCCAGGCATTAACACAGATGCACTCGGTGCCGCCATCCAAAATTTCCAGAACACCCTTTTTGGACTGTACGATCTTTTCGCTGGTGGCGCTTTTCAGAAGGCGACCATTTTTGCTCTGGGCATCATGCCTTACATTTCAGCGTCCATTATTCTCCAACTCATGGGTGTCGTAGTTCCCTACTTTCAGCGTTTGCAGAAGGAGGGGGATGAAGGAAGAAAGAAAATAACTCAGATTACCCGTTACAGCACGGTTCTTATTGCATCTTTGCAAGGGTACAGCATCGCAATTTTCCTGGAGAACCTGGAGTCTACGGTGGGTGGTTTCCAGATGACTGTCGTGCCCGAGCCGGGGCTCAGTTTCAGACTTTTGACAATGATTACTCTTGTGACAGGTGTCATCTTTATCATGTGGCTTGGAGAGCAGATTACGGAGCGAGGCATTGGTAACGGGATTTCACTGATTATTATGATCGGTATCGTTTCAGGGCTGCCCAACGTCATTGTCAGTGAAGTAGCTCTTATTCAAGAAGAAGTGAGAGGACCCTTGACTGAAGTTGTATTACTGGGCATCATGTTCATTATTGTGTCATTTGTTGTTCTATTGACACAAGGGACAAGGAAGATTCCTGTTCAATACGCTAAACGTATTGTGGGCCGCAAGGTTTACGGTGGGCAGTCCACAC
This region includes:
- the rpsS gene encoding 30S ribosomal protein S19, which translates into the protein MARSVKKGPFIDEKLLKKILQMKKSGKKKVIKTWSRRSVITPEFVGYTLAIHNGKQFIPVFISENMVGHKLGEFSPTRIFRRHAGDRK
- a CDS encoding 50S ribosomal protein L22; its protein translation is MEAVAKSKFVRQSARKVKKTLDQIRGRDVETALNLLHFAPQKASVVIEKTIHSAVSNFLQSEETASTATEDLFVKKAFVDEGPTVRKFRPASMGRASRIRRRSSHLTVVVAEKD
- the rpsC gene encoding 30S ribosomal protein S3; amino-acid sequence: MGQKTHPTGFRLGINKPWSSNWFGGKNFANYISQDIMLRRYVNQRLPNAGISSVDIDRTSKKITVTINTSRPGIVIGKGGKDVDKLREEIKQLSTKVNPETGKPYTLDTQVNVSEIKRPEMDAKLVGENIAHQLVKKISYRRAVKKAIQSTIRMGADGIRIRVAGRLGGADIARQETFREGRVPLQTLRSDIDFAITEARTTYGIIGVKVWICNGSIGT
- the rplP gene encoding 50S ribosomal protein L16, which translates into the protein MTLEPKKVKWRRQHRGRRRGIATKGSHVAFGSFGMKAVEPGWVTARQIESARVAIIRQIRKHGRMWIRVFPDKPITKKPAEVRMGKGKGAPDQWVAVVKPGRILFEVEGVDKDLAAEAFRIAGHKLPVRTILAERRALTG
- a CDS encoding 50S ribosomal protein L29; protein product: MKREKLKELSVDELKSRLIDVQQGLEELKFQKALQQLENPLQLRYLRKEIAQIKTVLNEFELGIRQAEA
- the rpsQ gene encoding 30S ribosomal protein S17, whose product is MAERGQRQILDGMVVSDRMEKTVRVEVKRRVLHPVYKKYITKKKKYSAHTGHHECNSGDKVKIISVRPKSKTKRWRVTEIVEKGRTT
- the rplN gene encoding 50S ribosomal protein L14; this encodes MIQSETRLKVADNTGAKEVLCIKVLGGSKRRYASIGDIVVVSVKQAISGGMVKKGEISRAVIVRTRKEVGRKDGSYVRFDDNAAVLLTDSGEPTGTRIFGPVARELREKGFMKIISMAPEVI
- a CDS encoding 50S ribosomal protein L24: MRIRMGDTVEVISGDDRGKKGKVLSVNPKSQRVIIEGINFMKRHSKPTQKNQQGGIIEREAAVHTSNVMLVASGSRTRVGHRLLDTGKKVRVARKTGEDIDS
- the rplE gene encoding 50S ribosomal protein L5 codes for the protein MAEAKKKESAKKTKSKPKVKSKVKPSAKPKGDAKKTTQLNGYLPNLTTLFKDNVSSALQKQLGLKNPYQVPRILKISLNIGIGNAREDKNALGHAINDLITITGQKAVVTKAKKAISNFKLRVGDPVGTRVTLRRWHMYEFLERLIKIALPRVRDFTGLSVKSFDGRGNYSFGVLEQIVFPEIDYDKIDKIRGLDITITTSARTDEEAYLLLKSFGFPFRLDNRFERAAMPSEDGADLTEVN
- a CDS encoding type Z 30S ribosomal protein S14 codes for the protein MAKKSLIFKASIKPKFQVRKYNRCAKCGRSRAFLRKFGLCRLCFRELALKGEIPGVTKASW
- the rpsH gene encoding 30S ribosomal protein S8 → MTDPIADLLTRVRNGLHMGKRWVDIPASNLKKRILYILKEEHYIKDFIIVDHAVKKELRVFLKYDRNGESVIQHIARESRPGRRVYVGAGEIPRILDGLGVAILTTSKGVISNKVAKKLNIGGELICSVW
- a CDS encoding 50S ribosomal protein L6 — protein: MSRIGKQPISVPEGVKVSQDGKLVSITGPKGNLSFDVHPDMVVKQENSHLLVERPSDNRSHRSLHGTTRAVIANMVQGVTEGFTKELEINGVGYTANLDGKRLKLTLGFSHDIYFESPEGIEIKAAKNSITVSGINKELVGQVAAKIRSFRPPEPYKGKGIRYSGEYVKIKKGKTVGE
- a CDS encoding 50S ribosomal protein L18 → MKEQLKKAERRERRRRRSKRHAFGTEARPRLVVYRSLSHIYGQLVDDVSGKTLVTASSTEKALAPKSKKPVTKTELSSIVGKELAIRAKKKNLSKVVFDRNGFLYHGRVKAVADGAREGGLKF
- a CDS encoding 30S ribosomal protein S5, whose protein sequence is MSSINPTELELKEETVIKINRTAKVVAGGRRFRFSSLAAIGDGKGHVGLGYGKANEVISAISKSKENAKKNMFRVPIINGTIPHKIEGKFGAAKVMLKPASPGTGIIAGGAVRALIEQVGITDVLTKRYGSSNINNTVRAVEVALRNLQDPVSIANRRGITIGEIFS
- the rpmD gene encoding 50S ribosomal protein L30, whose product is MVKKLPKSLQITQIKSAIGHNLKAKKTLRALGIRKMHQTVVHADTPVIRGMVNKVSFLLKIDEA
- a CDS encoding 50S ribosomal protein L15, encoding MKLSELKAPESLSKDRKRLGRGQASGTGKTAGRGHKGYHSRTGSKRRTWFEGGQMPLQRRVPKRGFTNARFKNEYQNISLSAISKLDDEKVDIATMLEKGVIKSAAKPVKVLANGDIERAVEVYANAFSVTAAEKIEKAGGKAIVA
- the secY gene encoding preprotein translocase subunit SecY, with the translated sequence MIDKFRNILAIPELRQRIFFTLALLVVVRVGAHIPVPGINTDALGAAIQNFQNTLFGLYDLFAGGAFQKATIFALGIMPYISASIILQLMGVVVPYFQRLQKEGDEGRKKITQITRYSTVLIASLQGYSIAIFLENLESTVGGFQMTVVPEPGLSFRLLTMITLVTGVIFIMWLGEQITERGIGNGISLIIMIGIVSGLPNVIVSEVALIQEEVRGPLTEVVLLGIMFIIVSFVVLLTQGTRKIPVQYAKRIVGRKVYGGQSTHIPLRVNTAGVMPIIFAQSIMFLPNTIAMFFQGSEFMQGVIRVFSPQHWFYWTVFGLTIIFFTYFYTAIAFNPQEVAENMKKHGGFIPGVRPGKKTSEFLDNILSKVTLPGSVFLAFVAIFPFILMNTMDVGYDLASFFGGTGLLIIVGVSLDTLQQVESHLLMRHYDGFLKKGRIRGRKRA